The stretch of DNA GCGCGGCGGGCCAGCGCAGCGTCGAGCCCCAGCTCGTCGGCCATGATGCCGGTCAGGTGCGCCACCTGAATGCTGTGTTTCAGGACGTTCTGGCCGTAGCTGGTGCGGAAGTACATGCGCCCCAGCAGTTGCGTCAGCCCCGGCTTGATGCCCATCACGCCCGCCTCGATGGCCGCTTCCTCGCCCTGCGCGTGGATGAAGGTCTTCATCTCATCCTGCGCCTTGTGCACCATCTCCTCGATGCGGGTGGGGTGAATGCGGCCGTCGGCCACCAGCGCGTCCAGCACGTGTTTGGCCACCTCGCGCCGCACCGGGTTGAAGCTGGACAGGATCACCGCCTCGGGGGTGTCGTCGATAATTAGATCGACACCCGTCAGCGCCTCGAAGGCGCGGATGTTGCGGCCCTCGCGCCCGATCAGGCGGCCCTTCATGGCGTCGTTGGGAATGGGCACCACCGACACGCTCAGCGCAGCGCTCGTTTCGGAGGCGCTGCGCTGAATGGCCTGGGCAATCACGTGCCGGGCGTGCCGTTTGGCCTCGGCCGCCGCGCGCTCCTGCATCGCCTTGACCCGGATGGCCTTCTCTTCCTCCAGCTCCTCTTCCAGGTGGCCCATGATCTCGTCGCGGGCGGCCTGCGGCGTCAGGCCGGCCACCTCGTACAACTTGAGGTCAATGGCCCGGCCCCGCTCGGCCAGATCCGCCTCGTGTTCGGCCAGAATGCGCGAGCGTTCCTCCACCCGTTCTTCCAGCGAATCGAGCTTGTCGCCGCGCGCGTCGAGCTGCTCGGCCCGGCGGTTCAGGCGCTCGATCTCGCGCTTGAGTTCCTCGCGCTCGGCCCGCGTTTCCTTGCGGTCGGCGGCCAGGGCCTCGCGTTCCCGCGTGACCTCGGCCTTGGCCGACGTTCGCTCGGCCTCGGCCTGCGTGCGCAATTTGGCGATCTCCTCGCGCTGCGCGCCGAACTGTGCGCCCAGCGCCGCGACCTGCGCCTCACGCTCTCCGGCCTCCTGAATTCTTCTGGCGGCGTCCTGTCTGGCCTGGTCGGCCTGCTCCCGCGTTCCCCGCGCCTCGGCTTCTGCCGCCGCGCGAATGCGCTCCGCTTCTGCGCGGGCTTCTCGTTGCAGGCGGTCGTCGATTTCGGCCCGCTCCCGCAGGCCCCGCGACTGCCCTCCGACAAACCCCCCGACCAATCCGATCAGGAGCGCCACGATCACCCACAGCATCGTTGGCATATTTCGCTCCTTGTGGTTCTGTTTCAGGGCGGCCACAGACCGTGAAGAGGTCCGTCCCGCCCCGCAAAAAGTGAGAAAAGACGAACGCCGGTTAGATTCGGACGTTCGCCTCGCAGTCTAGCCCCAAACTTGAAGTCTGAAAGCGCTGCCGTGTCCAGACGGGTGATTGCTCTGGAATTGCTCTGGGTTGTGGGTG from Deinococcus radiopugnans ATCC 19172 encodes:
- the rny gene encoding ribonuclease Y encodes the protein MPTMLWVIVALLIGLVGGFVGGQSRGLRERAEIDDRLQREARAEAERIRAAAEAEARGTREQADQARQDAARRIQEAGEREAQVAALGAQFGAQREEIAKLRTQAEAERTSAKAEVTREREALAADRKETRAEREELKREIERLNRRAEQLDARGDKLDSLEERVEERSRILAEHEADLAERGRAIDLKLYEVAGLTPQAARDEIMGHLEEELEEEKAIRVKAMQERAAAEAKRHARHVIAQAIQRSASETSAALSVSVVPIPNDAMKGRLIGREGRNIRAFEALTGVDLIIDDTPEAVILSSFNPVRREVAKHVLDALVADGRIHPTRIEEMVHKAQDEMKTFIHAQGEEAAIEAGVMGIKPGLTQLLGRMYFRTSYGQNVLKHSIQVAHLTGIMADELGLDAALARRAGLMHDVGKSIDREIEGTHVEIGINLAKRFGEPHEVIDAIAHHHDPENGETLYSVLVAAADAISAARPGARREELESYVRRLEQLEQIAVSFPGVQQAYAIQAGREVRVIVQPEKVTDAQAVLLAREIAGRVEQDMEYPGQVQVTVVRESRAVEVAH